The following proteins are co-located in the Spea bombifrons isolate aSpeBom1 chromosome 3, aSpeBom1.2.pri, whole genome shotgun sequence genome:
- the OSTN gene encoding osteocrin, which produces MLEWSHVSICLVLSVSLLQWTAGRGILTEASTESVSSEEKSAADLAAKLLLLDELVSLENDVIETKKKRSFPGFGSPLDRLSAGSIELKGKQRKVVDLPKRRFGIPLDRIGMNRLANARG; this is translated from the exons ATGCTGGAGTGGAGCCATGTGAGTATCTGTCTGGTGCTTTCTGTTTCTCTGCTGCAGTGGACCGCAGGAAGGGGAATTCTCACCGAAGCCTCTACAGAG TCAGTATCCAGTGAAGAAAAGTCAGCAGCGGACTTGGCAGCGAAGCTCCTGCTTCTAGACGAGCTTGTCTCTCTGGAGAATGATGTGATTGAGACCAAGAAGAAAAGAAGCTTTCCTGGCTTTGGGTCTCCTCTAGACAGACTTTCTGCAGGTTCCATTGAATTAAAGGGCAAACAAAG GAAAGTGGTGGACCTTCCAAAAAGGAGATTTGGAATTCCTCTTGACAGAATTGGCATGAACCGCCTTGCCAATGCAAGAGGCTAG
- the UTS2B gene encoding urotensin-2B — translation MDKIASIHLCLGTLTFLFIISMQSAEGKPYLLQDNELFPEKEDIQHQDMLLTFLLNKHLPVRRPSHFELVLESRLEELEQLEKLKEQLLEGKTADVTYTVDGLSASHPNKRACFWKYCV, via the exons ATGGATAAAATTGCTTCCATTCATCTGTGCCTTGGGACACTAACTTTTCTGTTCATAATTTCTATGCAGTCTGCTGAAGGCAAGCCTTATTTACTTCAAG ATAATGAATTGTTTCCAGAGAAAGAAGATATACAACATCAGGACATGCTATTAACATTCCTCCTCAATAAACACCTTCCTGTAAGAAGACCCTCTCATTTTG AGCTGGTTCTAGAAAGTAGGCTTGAAGAACTGGAACAG CTGGAGAAACTCAAGGAGCAGCTTTTGGAAGGGAAGACTGCAGATGTGACGTATACTGTGGATGGCCTGTCTGCATCACATCCTAACAAACGAG CTTGCTTTTGGAAATACTGCGTGTGA